A region from the Aegilops tauschii subsp. strangulata cultivar AL8/78 chromosome 5, Aet v6.0, whole genome shotgun sequence genome encodes:
- the LOC109746275 gene encoding uncharacterized protein — translation MASNASLLAVIMACTLLGGHTCHGARHLADTTPAAAPPAAAAVPGLPALPTMPTLPPMPAVPTVPAVTVPAMPPVPTVIVPQVTLPPMPAVPSVPKVTMPPMPSIIMPKVTMAPMPAVVVPKVTVPTMPAIPSMPKLTLPPMPSIPTVNVPMPFLAPPPSA, via the coding sequence ATGGCTTCCAATGCGAGCTTGTTGGCGGTGATCATGGCGTGCACACTCCTCGGAGGCCACACGTGCCACGGCGCACGCCACTTGGCCGACACCACCCCGGCGGCTGCCCCACCCGCTGCGGCTGCTGTCCCTGGCCTCCCGGCCCTGCCTACCATGCCGACCCTGCCACCGATGCCGGCTGTGCCAACGGTTCCGGCCGTGACAGTGCCAGCAATGCCGCCGGTGCCCACGGTGATCGTGCCGCAGGTGACACTGCCTCCTATGCCTGCTGTTCCTTCCGTGCCCAAGGTGACCATGCCTCCGATGCCATCCATCATCATGCCCAAGGTGACCATGGCGCCGATGCCTGCTGTCGTTGTGCCCAAGGTGACGGTGCCAACGATGCCCGCCATTCCTTCCATGCCCAAGCTGACACTGCCGCCGATGCCTTCTATCCCAACCGTCAACGTGCCTATGCCGTTCCTGGCGCCGCCTCCATCAGCATAG